The DNA sequence CTCGAACACGCGACTGACGCCCTCGGCGGCCAGGAGGGGGACGGCGGGACGGGCGCCGGCGGGGTCTGCCACGGTGTCGACGGTGGTCATGAGGCGGCCTCCTGACTCTCGTGTGCTTCTGGGCCCCGTTCCGCTTCCGGGTGATCCGAGGGTGAGTTCGCCGCCACGTGCGGCCACACCCCCACGTGGTCCGCCTCCAGCGCCAGGCGTACGCGCTCGCGCATCCCGAGCGTCGTCAGGTACTCCTGCGGAAGCTGGAGGCGGCCGACGCGGTCGAGGACGGCGTACTCCTCCGCGACCGTGTGCTCGTCGCCCTCCGCGGTGACGCCGGTGCGGCGCAGGACCTCGGTGGAGGTGCGGCCGTCGCGGATCTGGACCGTGCGCGCGACGTGCTCGGACACCGTCGGGTCGTGGGTGACGATCAGGGTGGTGACGCCGAGCTCGCGGTTGACGCCGCGCATGGCCTCCAGCACCTCCGCGCTCGTGGCCTCATCGAGTTCACCCGTGGGCTCGTCGGCGAGGAGGACGCGCGGCTCGTTCGCGAGGCTCACGGCGATGGCGACGCGCTGCTGCTCGCCGCCGGACAGCTCGGACGGCCGGCGGTCGGCGCAGTGGGCGACCTCCAGCAGGTCCAGGAGGTCGGCCGAGCGGCGCTCGCGGTCGGGGGTCTTCGCCAGCGACATCGCGAGGGCCAGGTTCTCGCGGGCGGTGAGGTAGCCCAGGAGGTTGCGGGAGGTCTGCTGCCAGACGAAGCCGACGGTGCGGCGGCGGTAGTCCACCCGCTCCCGCGACGACAGCGCGAGGAGGTCGCGGCCGGCGACGGAGACCTGGCCGGCGGTCGGCTTGTCCAGGCCGGAGAGGATGCCGAGCAGCGTCGACTTGCCGGAGCCGGACGCACCGACGATCGCCACCAGCTCGCCGCTGTCGACGCTGAGGGTGAGGCCCTGCAGCGCCTGGACCTCCACGCCGTCGGCGGTGAAGATGCGCACGAGGTCGGCGCAGCGGATCGCCGCGTCGGGGTGCGGAGTAGCGGGGTTCGCCCCGGCGGGGTGCTGAGCTGCGGGGTGCTGAGCGGTCATCCCGGTCATTGTCCTCCTGTCGTGGGCAGGTCGCCCGCGGCGCGCAGCACGGCCGCCGGCGACGACCGGCGCGCTCCTGCCAGAGCCACGAGCGTGGCGAGCGCTGCCACGGCCAGGAATCCGGCCAGTGCGGCGGCAGTGAGCCACGGGTCCCGCACGATCGCAGGTTGCACGGGGCTTCCGGTGAAGCCGCGCAGGTCGAGGGGGCCGAGGACCACGGCGGGCAGCACGAGGCCGACCACGGTTCCGGCGATCAGGCCGACCACCAGGACCGGGCCGAGCTCCCAGGCCAGCACGCCGGCGGTCTGGCGGGCGCTGAAGCCGACGGTCCGCAGCGTGGCGACCAAGCGGATGCGGGCGGCGGTGTTCATCACCAGGGTCAGCAGCAGTGCGGCGACGCACAGCAGGACGGTGAGCGCGATCGAGAGGAGCGCGACCGCCTCCGTGCCCGCGACGAGCGGAGACCCGTGCAGGGCCGCGCGCTCGGCCACGGCGTCCCCGACGACGGCCCCCGCGCCGCCGATCCGGGCGAGCGCGGTGTGGACGGCCGCCGCGTCCGCGCCGGGCGCGAGGGCGACCAGCACGGTCTGCGGCGTGCCGCTGAGGTCGCTGGAGTGCGGCAGCGTCGTGCGGTCGATGATCGCCCAGCGGGAGTCGTGGATGTAGACGCCCGGCGCGAAGTCCAGCTCGGTCACGGCCAGGTGCACATTGCTGCCCTGCCCGACGATCAGTGCGCTGGTGACCGGGATGCGGCTCTCCCAGCCGCCGAGGACCGCCCCGGTCCGGCCGGGCAGGCCGCCGGTGAGCAGCGTCGACAGCCGCGCGGAGGCGGGGAGGTCGCGCTGGACGGCCTCCAGCTGCTTCGGGTCGACGAGGTAGCCGGAGACGACCTGCGAGGTCCCTGCTGCGCTGATCGTGACGCCTCCCGCCCAGTCGACGGTCGCGGTGGCGGCGACACCGGGGACGCGCTTCACCGCGGCGAGCCGGCCGGCGTCGAGCGTGGAGGCCGCGGTCAGCGACAGGTCGGAGCCGACCCGGGCTCGCGCGCCCTGGTCGAGGCCGTCGCGCGCCGTCGCCAGGACGCTCACCGAGAACAGGGCGATGCTCGCGCCGGCGATGAGAGCGAAGACCGGCCAGAGCAGGGCGCCGCGTCCGCGCCGTCCGGACGCGCCGAGCGAGCCGGCGGCGCCCAGGAACGCGACGGCTCCCCGTCCGCGCCGCAGCGCCCCGGTCAACCAGGCGAGCGGCACGGCCGTCACCCGCAGGACGACGACGCACGCGGCGAGCGCGACGAGAACGGGGGTGAGCGCGGCGAGCGGGTCGACCTCCAGACCGCTGCCGGGCGAGGACAGGCCGCGGCGCGCGAGCAGCACGACGCTGAGCGCGGCCAGGCCCAGTACGATCACCTCCGCCACCCACGCCCAGCGCGACCGCGCGGGCGGCGCGACCGGACTCGGGACGAGGGAGCCCGCCGCGAGCACGAGCGCGAGAGGCGGCGCGAGCGCGCACACCGCTGCCAGACCAACGGGCAGCAGGACGGGCACGGCGCCCGGGGTCAGCAGGAGCGCGATCCCGAGTCCGAGGGCCGCAGCCGGGATGGACGCGAGCGCACCGTCGAGAGCGAGGCTCCCGCGCAGCCGCCACGGGGACGCGCCGCGCGCCGCCATCAGGGCGAGCGCCTCCCTGCGCCGGGACACGACGAGGCGGGCGCCGAGCGCCAGGACGGTCAGAGCGACCACGAGCGGGCCGGCGGCGAGGATGGCGAACAGCGTGTTCGCGGGCTGCGCGCGGGACTGGAAGGCGTCCAACGGCGTCAGGAGGCTGGTCCCGAAGGTCAGCGGCGCCGGCACCTCGCCCACCCGCACCGTGGGAGGGAGCGCCAGGAAGCTGCCGAGCGCGCCGCGGACGGCGGGGAGGTCCTCCGCCCGGAAGCCACCGGGCGCGACCGGGTACCAGAGGGAGGCGACCGTGCCGTCGAAGGCGGGGGTGACCTTCGGCCAGGAGTCCGCGTCCAGCCAGGCGACGGCGCCGAACTCCTTGCCCGCGTCGCCCTTGTCCACGAAGTGGCCGTGCGCGCGAACGGCGTCGAGGTTCCAGAAGTCGTCGGCGGCGTGCGTCGGCTCGACCAGCCCGGTGAGCTTCAGCGTCAGCCCGGGGTTCGAGGCGATCTCGCGGGTGGTGCCGACCGTCCAGCCGAGGAGCTTCGCCGCCTCGGGAGCGAGGACGACCTCCACGGTCGGAGGGGCGGCGGCCGGGGTGCCGCTCGCGCCCGCCCCACCTCCGGCGCCCGGCGTCCCGCCGGCGCCCGGCATCCCGCCGGCGCCCGGCGCCGCGCCCGCGACCGTCGCCGCGACCGGGCTCGGCCACGCCCCGCTCACCAGCCGCGCCTCGCCGCGGAGGCCGCGATAGGCCTCCACGCCCACCGCATAACGGCTGTTGCTCGCGGCCCCGGCGGGCGGGATGATCGGGACGTCGAAGCTGCGCGCCGAACTGTCGCCGTGGCCCACCACCGCGCGCAGCGGCGGCTTCATCCCCTGCCGAACCGTGTCCGCGATCGCCGGGAGGTCGCGCCACACCGCGGACGCGTCCAGGACGGGACCCGGGGCGAACGACCCGGTCGGGATGGAGGTCGTCACGTCCCGGCCGCCCGCGCCCGCCTGGCCGAGCTCGTGCTGGAGCTCGGCGGTCAGGAGCCCGCTGGACACGCGGGGCCACGCGGAGAGGGCCGTCGCGGCGACGACGGTGACGATCGCGAGGAGCAGGAGGCCGCCGCGGAAGGCGCGCAGCGCACGCAGGGCGAGCCCGGCGTCGGAGAGGTGGGAGGTGCGCGCGCGGGCCATCACCGCGTCTCCTCCCGATACGCGGTGTCCGCCGCCTGCCTCCGCACCGCGACCCCGTATCCCCACACGGCCACCGCGAGCGCGGCGGCCAGCGCGACCGCGCCCACCGCCATCCCGGCCGGGTCCACCCGGCCCTGCACCGACAGCGTCGCCGGGGCGGTCACGACCGAGAGGCGGGCCAGGGTGTTGCCGACGAGCAGCACCACGACGATCCCGCCGAGGAGGCCGAAGACACCGGCCGCGCAGGCGACGCCGATGACCTCAAGCCGACGTGCCCAGGCCTGCTGGCGTCCGGACAGGCCGACCGCGCGCAGCACGATCACCTCGCCGCGGCGACGGCGGAGGGCGGCCGTGATCGCGGCGGCGACGGCCGCGACGGCCAGGAGCGCGCAGCCGGCCGCGCCGAGCCAGGTGCTGGCGACCGCGCCGCCGAGGAAACGCGCGACGAACGCACCGGACGCGGTGGTGACGGTCGCCCCCGAGCCGGCGGCCGAGCGCACGGCGCCCGCGACGGTTTCCGCGTCGTCGGCCGCGAGCCAGACCGAGGAGGCGCGCGGCACGGAGGCCGAGGTGCGCAGCAGCAGCGCCGTCAGCGCGGGCAGGTCGGCGAACACGGCGCGCTCGGACGTCGTCCCGGGCAGCGCGGGCACGATCGACGCGACCGTGCCCTGCACGTCGCCGGCCGGGCTGCGCACCTCGATGCGCTGGCCGAGCTGGAGGGAGTCGTCCTGCGCCAGCCCGGTCGTGACCGCGAGCGGGAGGGCCGCGGCGCCCGGCGGGACGAAGCGCACGCTGCCGTCGCCGGCCAGGGAGGCCGCGCGGGCAGTGGTCCCTGGACCGTCCGCCCGGAAGGCGCCGGCCGAGCCGAAGGCCGTCGGAGCCTGCACCCAGCGCGCGACCGCGGCCGGCAGTCCGGCCAGGGTGACGGTCACCTCGTCGGCGCCGTCCACAGCCTCCACCGTCGCATCGACCGCGACGAGCCGGTCGGCTCCGGACGGCAGCGCGAAGTCGACGGAGCCGTCGGGGCCGGGCGCCGCGGAGACCGGTACGACCTCGTCGGTGCCGGTGGCGATCCAGGCGGTCGCTCCGACGGGCGTGGCCGTGCCGCCTCCCGCCCCGACCGTCACGGTCGCCCGCAGGTCGCGCGCTCCGGAGGGGATGGCCGCGCCGTCGAGTGCGCCCTTCGGCGTGACCCGCGTGGACAGCGTCGCGGTGTCGAGCAGGTAACCGCCGACGGGGAGCAGCGCGGGCAGCTTCGCGGAGTTCGCGGCAACGACGGCCACGTCGGTGTCGCCGACCGTCCCGCTGTCCACGATCGCCGGGGAGGCCGCCGTGACGCCGGGAAGACGCCCGAGCCGCGCGGCGCCCGACACGTCGCCGGGGCCGTGCGGGCTGCCTCCGACGCCGAGGTCCGCGCGGACCGCCGCGCCGTTCACCAGCAGCGCCGAGTCGCGCAGGAAGCCGCCGAAGGTCCCCGCGTACCCGGCGGCGAAAGTCAGCGAGCCGACCGCGAGCACGATCAGCGCGACCGGCCCGGCGAACAGCGCGACGCCGCGCCCCACCTGACGGGCGGGCAGGACCCCCGCGACTCCGCGGCCCCGGCCCGCCACGCGCTCGACGGCGGCCGACGCCGGGCCGAACAGCAGGAGGCCGACCAGCGCGATCGCGCACAGCACAGCGGCAGGTGCGACGACGCCGGTCGGGTCGACCGTGTCCGCGCCGCCGCCGACGGTCGGCCCGAAGGCCACGAACCGCCACAGGGTGACGGCCGCGGCGACGACGGCGAGCACGGTGACACCGGCGGACACCGCGGTGCGCCCGCGCCCGGCCTCCACCGCTCCGGGCGAGTCGGAGGCCGCGCGCGCCGAGAAGACGACGGTCAGCGTGGTGGCGGCGACGGCGACGAGGACCGTGAGCGCGGGAGGCAGCAGGAGGTCGAGCGCGCCGGCGGGCGGTCCGACGGTCGCGAGCAGGACGAGCTGCGCGGCAAGCGTCCCGACGACGGTCGCCGCCAGAACGACCAGCGCGGACTCCACCGCGGTCGCCCGCGCGAGCGCCGGGACGGTGACGCCCCGCGAACGCAGCAGCCGGGTCTCCACCCGGCGCGCCCCGGCCAGCAGCTGCGCGAGCAGCACGAGCGCGATCGCGGAGCACGCGGCGAGGACGGCGAGCGGGACCGGGATGACGGCGTGCAGCGCGACGACCGACCGCTGCATGGCGGCGACGGTCGCGACGCCGTCGCCGCTCGTGGAGAACGGGCTGGCGCCCGCGGCGGAGTCGCCGCTGAGCTGGGAGTACGCTCCGCCGAGGGCGTCGTGCAGGCGCGGGAGGTCGGCGGCGGAGGTGCGGCGGGCGTCCGGGGTGAGGACCCAGCGGCCGACGACGCCGTCGCTCGCGGCGACGGCGGTCGCGGCGGACACGACGAGCCGTCCGTCGCCGGAGTTCAGGCCGAGCCAGGCCGGGGCCGCGGGATCGGCCGGGCGCCACAGGCCGGTGACGGCGACCGTGACGGGCGCGGAGGGACCGAGGAGCGTCACGTGGTCGCCGACGGAGACC is a window from the Leifsonia shinshuensis genome containing:
- a CDS encoding ABC transporter ATP-binding protein — protein: MTAQHPAAQHPAGANPATPHPDAAIRCADLVRIFTADGVEVQALQGLTLSVDSGELVAIVGASGSGKSTLLGILSGLDKPTAGQVSVAGRDLLALSSRERVDYRRRTVGFVWQQTSRNLLGYLTARENLALAMSLAKTPDRERRSADLLDLLEVAHCADRRPSELSGGEQQRVAIAVSLANEPRVLLADEPTGELDEATSAEVLEAMRGVNRELGVTTLIVTHDPTVSEHVARTVQIRDGRTSTEVLRRTGVTAEGDEHTVAEEYAVLDRVGRLQLPQEYLTTLGMRERVRLALEADHVGVWPHVAANSPSDHPEAERGPEAHESQEAAS
- a CDS encoding FtsX-like permease family protein; translated protein: MARARTSHLSDAGLALRALRAFRGGLLLLAIVTVVAATALSAWPRVSSGLLTAELQHELGQAGAGGRDVTTSIPTGSFAPGPVLDASAVWRDLPAIADTVRQGMKPPLRAVVGHGDSSARSFDVPIIPPAGAASNSRYAVGVEAYRGLRGEARLVSGAWPSPVAATVAGAAPGAGGMPGAGGTPGAGGGAGASGTPAAAPPTVEVVLAPEAAKLLGWTVGTTREIASNPGLTLKLTGLVEPTHAADDFWNLDAVRAHGHFVDKGDAGKEFGAVAWLDADSWPKVTPAFDGTVASLWYPVAPGGFRAEDLPAVRGALGSFLALPPTVRVGEVPAPLTFGTSLLTPLDAFQSRAQPANTLFAILAAGPLVVALTVLALGARLVVSRRREALALMAARGASPWRLRGSLALDGALASIPAAALGLGIALLLTPGAVPVLLPVGLAAVCALAPPLALVLAAGSLVPSPVAPPARSRWAWVAEVIVLGLAALSVVLLARRGLSSPGSGLEVDPLAALTPVLVALAACVVVLRVTAVPLAWLTGALRRGRGAVAFLGAAGSLGASGRRGRGALLWPVFALIAGASIALFSVSVLATARDGLDQGARARVGSDLSLTAASTLDAGRLAAVKRVPGVAATATVDWAGGVTISAAGTSQVVSGYLVDPKQLEAVQRDLPASARLSTLLTGGLPGRTGAVLGGWESRIPVTSALIVGQGSNVHLAVTELDFAPGVYIHDSRWAIIDRTTLPHSSDLSGTPQTVLVALAPGADAAAVHTALARIGGAGAVVGDAVAERAALHGSPLVAGTEAVALLSIALTVLLCVAALLLTLVMNTAARIRLVATLRTVGFSARQTAGVLAWELGPVLVVGLIAGTVVGLVLPAVVLGPLDLRGFTGSPVQPAIVRDPWLTAAALAGFLAVAALATLVALAGARRSSPAAVLRAAGDLPTTGGQ